From a region of the Brevibacterium siliguriense genome:
- a CDS encoding DUF3375 domain-containing protein: MSALSSALAYRRLLESNATLRMLRADNLAVMAGTLDAHLGKPGTRMNTEDLHESIDADLEELRDHFDLSLRTAKAYCDDWRRAEILVRRPATAARGETYELSAAGFDAIRMLEQLRTPPQTATESRLVSLAQSVRQLAIDTDPDSSRRLASLRAERDRIDAEIARVRRGDPRSVVLDRRRANERVSDILQQAQGLPADFARVRARFEELNQELRVSILAAEDSQSQVLDEVFRGVDLIESSDEGRTFSAFSALVRDPEQSAAFDDDIAAILDRDFSATLSLTTRRSLRTLMRQMKDGSHEVSDILTEFARGLRRYVHSHEFQRDRVMRTLLQEGLAAAAPVSQELKPYDEIGLDLELSSVSLGSVGEVILHDPEEFNAGAELGEATDSEIDFAELIAVARESEIDFAELTENINSVVTSAHEASVAEVLETFPATQGLASIVGLLSLASTYGHVDVGNREILTWAGVDGIVRTAAIRRHYFTEGITL; this comes from the coding sequence ATGTCCGCCCTGTCATCCGCGCTCGCCTACCGGCGACTGCTCGAATCGAATGCCACCCTGCGCATGCTCCGGGCCGACAACCTCGCTGTCATGGCCGGAACTCTTGACGCTCATCTCGGCAAGCCCGGCACCAGGATGAACACCGAGGATCTGCACGAAAGCATCGACGCCGACCTCGAAGAGCTCCGCGACCACTTCGACCTCTCGCTGCGGACAGCGAAGGCCTACTGCGATGACTGGCGACGCGCCGAGATCCTCGTCCGCCGTCCCGCCACCGCCGCCAGAGGCGAAACCTACGAACTCTCCGCCGCCGGCTTCGATGCCATCCGCATGCTCGAGCAGCTGCGCACCCCACCACAGACCGCCACCGAATCCCGGCTGGTCAGCCTCGCACAATCCGTGCGACAGCTGGCCATCGACACCGACCCGGACAGCTCTCGCCGCCTCGCCTCCTTGCGCGCCGAACGCGACCGCATCGACGCCGAGATCGCCCGTGTGCGCCGCGGCGATCCGCGCTCGGTCGTCCTCGACAGGCGCCGCGCGAACGAACGCGTCTCCGACATCCTCCAGCAGGCGCAGGGACTGCCCGCCGACTTCGCCCGCGTGCGCGCCCGCTTCGAAGAACTCAACCAGGAGCTGCGGGTCTCGATCCTCGCCGCCGAGGACTCCCAGTCCCAGGTACTCGACGAAGTGTTCCGCGGCGTCGACCTCATCGAATCCTCCGACGAAGGTCGGACGTTCTCGGCGTTCTCCGCGCTCGTCCGCGACCCCGAACAGTCAGCGGCCTTCGACGACGACATCGCCGCCATCCTCGACCGGGACTTCTCCGCCACCCTCTCTCTGACCACCCGTCGTTCCCTGCGCACCCTGATGCGCCAGATGAAGGACGGGTCCCACGAGGTCTCGGACATCCTCACCGAGTTCGCCCGTGGCCTGCGCCGCTACGTCCACTCCCACGAATTCCAACGCGACCGCGTCATGCGCACTCTCCTCCAGGAGGGTCTCGCCGCGGCCGCACCTGTGTCGCAGGAGCTCAAACCCTACGACGAGATCGGCCTCGACCTCGAACTCTCCAGCGTCTCACTCGGCAGCGTCGGCGAGGTCATCCTCCACGACCCCGAGGAGTTCAACGCCGGAGCGGAACTCGGCGAGGCCACGGACTCCGAGATCGACTTCGCCGAGCTCATCGCAGTCGCCCGCGAATCCGAGATCGACTTCGCCGAACTCACCGAGAACATCAACTCCGTCGTCACCTCCGCCCACGAGGCCTCCGTCGCGGAGGTGCTCGAAACCTTCCCCGCCACACAGGGTCTGGCCAGCATCGTCGGCCTGTTGTCCCTGGCCAGCACCTATGGCCACGTCGATGTCGGCAACCGCGAAATCCTCACCTGGGCCGGCGTCGACGGCATCGTCCGCACCGCCGCGATCCGCCGCCACTACTTCACCGAAGGCATCACCCTATGA
- a CDS encoding DUF4194 domain-containing protein: MSPTHHDNDTAPAEVRAASARESTDSADDLSHNPSGLWSGDTGTLGERTRRVLLELLKGPYVSGTQAPQLWAALVADESLVRSRLHDLFLDLVIDRVDEFAFTRKIVTDEIDAPAAVRSERLTFLDTAMLLVLRQLLLAAPGEKRVIVDREEVYERLAIYRTGDESTFQRNLNGAWSRMSNRLRVLHKAGEDRFEISPMVKFLIDEDRVRELIAVYERIAAGETDAGEIDADEMDDGEDSIAEAVVDNADTDAFDADTDIDADTEEDEA, translated from the coding sequence ATGAGCCCCACCCACCACGACAACGACACAGCCCCCGCCGAGGTGAGGGCCGCCTCGGCGAGGGAATCCACCGATTCCGCGGACGACCTCAGCCACAACCCCAGCGGTCTGTGGTCCGGTGACACCGGGACGCTGGGAGAGCGCACCCGCCGAGTGCTGCTCGAACTGCTCAAAGGGCCGTATGTGTCCGGGACGCAGGCCCCGCAGCTGTGGGCAGCCCTCGTCGCGGACGAGAGCCTCGTCCGTTCGCGCCTGCACGATCTGTTCCTCGACCTCGTCATCGACCGGGTCGACGAATTCGCATTCACCCGCAAGATCGTCACCGACGAAATCGACGCACCAGCCGCGGTACGCAGCGAACGACTCACCTTCCTCGACACGGCAATGCTGCTCGTGCTCCGGCAGCTGCTGTTGGCCGCGCCGGGGGAGAAGCGCGTCATCGTCGACCGCGAAGAGGTCTATGAACGCCTTGCGATCTACCGCACCGGCGACGAATCGACCTTCCAACGCAACCTCAACGGCGCGTGGTCGCGGATGAGCAACCGGCTGCGCGTACTCCACAAAGCCGGTGAAGACCGCTTCGAGATCTCCCCGATGGTGAAGTTCCTCATCGACGAGGACCGCGTGCGCGAGCTCATCGCCGTCTACGAACGCATCGCCGCCGGTGAAACCGATGCCGGTGAGATCGACGCTGACGAGATGGATGACGGTGAGGACTCCATCGCCGAGGCGGTCGTGGACAACGCCGACACCGACGCATTCGATGCCGATACCGACATCGACGCCGACACCGAGGAGGACGAAGCGTGA
- a CDS encoding asparaginase: MPETSPRTAPHLLLAALGGTIASTADAAGGVAPALSGAEIAAAAGLDQLWPDLRADFTQVAQVSSANVTLDMLFDVVELARSSEADGIVLTQGTDTLEESAFGLWLLNDSGTHIAATGAMRNPTLPGADGPANVRAAALTALSSQVSDLPAALVFNDEVHDPRFVTKSHTTSTAAFTSGPVLGAIGWLSEDDLHLPHAPQPPTSPFAGLSHPSQLSKVAFAEVGMGEPTETLDLIAGSGFDGAVLSGVGGGHVPEELLPAVTRLADAMPVVLASRTGSGVSLRRTYSYPGGEIGLLEAGLIPAGILDARKARILLTLALSFGLDPAEVFAHFA; this comes from the coding sequence ATGCCTGAGACCTCACCGCGCACCGCCCCTCACCTGCTCTTGGCCGCTCTCGGCGGGACCATTGCGTCGACCGCCGATGCCGCAGGTGGGGTTGCTCCAGCGCTCAGCGGCGCGGAGATCGCTGCGGCCGCGGGTCTCGACCAGTTATGGCCGGATCTGCGGGCCGATTTCACTCAGGTCGCTCAGGTCTCGAGCGCCAATGTCACCCTCGATATGCTCTTCGACGTCGTCGAGCTCGCCCGTTCGTCCGAGGCCGATGGCATCGTCCTCACCCAGGGCACCGACACCCTTGAAGAATCTGCTTTCGGACTCTGGCTGCTCAACGACTCGGGCACTCATATCGCTGCCACCGGGGCCATGCGCAATCCGACCCTGCCCGGAGCCGACGGGCCGGCGAATGTCCGGGCCGCCGCGCTCACCGCCCTATCCAGCCAGGTCAGCGACCTGCCTGCCGCGCTTGTTTTCAATGACGAGGTCCACGATCCGAGGTTCGTGACGAAGTCGCACACCACCTCGACGGCGGCGTTCACCTCCGGTCCTGTCCTCGGCGCGATCGGCTGGTTGAGCGAGGACGATCTCCACCTCCCGCACGCGCCCCAACCACCGACATCACCATTCGCCGGTCTGTCCCATCCGTCTCAGCTGAGCAAGGTCGCCTTCGCCGAGGTGGGGATGGGGGAACCGACAGAGACGCTAGATCTCATCGCCGGATCCGGGTTCGACGGTGCGGTACTCTCGGGCGTCGGCGGAGGGCATGTCCCCGAGGAGCTGCTGCCGGCAGTGACTCGTCTGGCGGATGCCATGCCAGTGGTCCTCGCCTCCCGCACGGGATCGGGTGTGAGCCTGCGCCGCACCTACAGCTATCCCGGCGGAGAGATCGGCCTCCTCGAGGCGGGCCTCATTCCCGCCGGAATCCTCGACGCCCGTAAGGCCCGCATCCTGCTCACTCTTGCGCTGAGCTTCGGTCTCGACCCCGCCGAGGTGTTCGCTCATTTCGCGTGA
- a CDS encoding NADP-dependent oxidoreductase: protein MTSNHRIRLNSRPVGAPTAENYLLDEVPVPSPGEGQVLLRTLYLSLDPYMRGRMSDAKSYAKPVEVGDVMVGATVSEVVESNAEGFAAGEIVLGYGGWQEYSVESTGHLRKIDPELAPISTHLGVLGMPGFTAYAGLLEIGQPKEGETVAVAAATGPVGSVVGQIAKIKGATAVGIAGGPDKVAHLRELGFDVALDHRAGNLKQELRESVPQGIDVYYENVGGAVFDAVLPRLNTFARVPVCGLVANYNLTKLPDGPDRSGALMGQVLTKSLLIRGFIQTEFAERLTPQFLTDMSGWLKEGKVRYREDIRPGLEKAPEYFNDLLTGGNFGKMVIAVGAES, encoded by the coding sequence ATGACGTCCAACCATCGGATTCGCCTGAACTCGCGCCCCGTGGGCGCTCCCACTGCAGAGAATTACCTGCTCGACGAGGTGCCTGTGCCGTCCCCGGGCGAGGGGCAGGTGCTGCTGCGCACTCTCTATCTCTCACTCGACCCGTACATGCGCGGGCGGATGTCGGACGCGAAGTCCTACGCCAAGCCCGTCGAAGTCGGCGATGTCATGGTCGGGGCCACCGTTTCCGAGGTCGTCGAATCCAATGCCGAGGGCTTCGCCGCCGGTGAGATCGTGCTCGGCTACGGCGGTTGGCAGGAGTACTCGGTCGAGTCGACCGGGCACCTGCGCAAGATCGACCCGGAGCTCGCTCCGATCTCCACGCACCTCGGCGTGCTCGGCATGCCCGGGTTCACCGCATATGCGGGACTGCTCGAGATCGGTCAGCCCAAGGAGGGTGAGACCGTGGCCGTGGCTGCAGCGACCGGGCCCGTCGGGTCCGTCGTCGGACAGATCGCGAAGATCAAGGGGGCGACCGCCGTCGGCATCGCCGGCGGCCCTGACAAGGTCGCCCACCTGCGTGAGCTCGGCTTCGACGTGGCGCTCGACCACCGCGCGGGCAATCTCAAGCAGGAACTGCGGGAATCGGTTCCGCAGGGAATCGATGTCTACTACGAGAACGTCGGCGGAGCCGTGTTCGACGCTGTGCTGCCGCGGCTGAACACCTTCGCCCGGGTTCCCGTGTGCGGACTCGTGGCCAACTACAATCTCACGAAGCTGCCGGATGGACCGGACCGTTCGGGTGCGCTCATGGGGCAGGTCCTGACGAAGTCGCTGCTGATCCGCGGCTTCATCCAGACCGAATTCGCCGAACGCCTGACCCCGCAGTTCCTGACGGACATGAGCGGATGGCTCAAGGAGGGCAAGGTCCGCTACCGCGAGGACATCCGTCCCGGTCTCGAGAAGGCTCCCGAGTACTTCAACGATCTGCTCACCGGCGGGAACTTCGGCAAGATGGTCATCGCTGTGGGTGCGGAGAGCTGA
- a CDS encoding DEAD/DEAH box helicase family protein produces MTAEPTTAAAGDRLPLRRHQSEALTTLREGAAADERRSWIVLPPGAGKTRVGVEHAIHLLDRNLIERVVAFGPNTAIQGQWAKEWNRLGDGRPPAGSTRDLTQAFTALTYQSLAVFDTDRDGVDHEEGTRSTDQVEEPDDRATDNGNPGPAGNLLDSLAPGGRALVDSLVAAGPTLLILDECHHLLEVWGRLLSDLLALLPGVWVLGLTATPPATMSSRQRELVTDLFSAIRYSASIPALVKEGDLVPFADLVWVTEPTREERDWLSAQAERHTEFITGILDPGQGTIGLLEWVDRRFLGDRAESVSWQSMSRQRPELCDAALRLHHADLLRLPPGARLGEQHRRDPDPDDWARLIEDWMRHRLLVSDDASDQDLAEEIRRRLPAIGYRWTRHGIVAGRSPIDRVLSHSAAKPRACVDIVAAEAANLGDHLRMLVLCDFESATATLAADIRDVLDERSGSALLTLETLAHDAQTAHLKPMLVSGRTVAGPPDVLHKLIEFISADNAGLAGRLSVTDPVAGVSRIDGRWTSRDWVPYVTSFYASGLTQVLIGTRALLGEGWDAPAVTGLIDLTSATTPTAVTQTRGRALREDPTWADKVALNWTVVCISPDHPRGGQDWNRLVRKHDGFFGTDSSGEIVDGVAHIDPVFSPFHPPEDDIDAINARMTRRSQSRAEIAERWQVGTDYRDEELRSVRIVAADVDGAVSDPGRVEIDDSSDREAGARTDAVPDIAGAEADFEGIIPMPRHRDGDPGKILPFTLRTPLVIVWAAVGLLIAAAAVLSNGVAAWVFGLIAAGLLVSLPAVLTVAGGRRRRVYGAAPTVAQIAGALAEALQTLGLSSAGADAVQMTIDVRGDLRCHLDADPASAEVFALALDEAVSPIGDPRYLLPSWRLPSRADGRYGWLTQMRWGFGATQKADPIWVGVPTVLGTKKERAVTFADAWDTWIGGGDPTYTRNPDGAGILVAVRGSDPWGKTSVLRMRWR; encoded by the coding sequence ATGACGGCTGAGCCCACGACAGCGGCAGCCGGGGACCGGCTGCCCCTGCGCCGTCACCAGAGTGAAGCGCTCACGACTCTGCGCGAGGGGGCCGCTGCCGATGAGCGCCGGTCCTGGATCGTTCTGCCGCCAGGTGCCGGCAAGACACGCGTCGGAGTTGAGCATGCGATCCACTTGCTCGATCGCAATCTCATCGAGCGAGTCGTGGCCTTCGGTCCGAACACAGCGATCCAAGGTCAATGGGCTAAGGAATGGAACCGCCTCGGCGATGGTCGTCCTCCTGCCGGAAGCACGCGCGATCTCACCCAGGCTTTCACTGCCCTCACCTACCAGTCTCTGGCCGTCTTCGACACCGACCGGGACGGCGTCGATCACGAAGAGGGCACGCGCAGCACTGATCAGGTCGAAGAACCCGACGACCGTGCGACCGATAACGGTAATCCAGGACCAGCCGGCAATCTGCTCGACTCCCTGGCCCCCGGTGGTCGGGCCCTCGTCGACAGCCTCGTCGCAGCCGGTCCGACGCTGCTCATCCTCGACGAATGCCATCACCTGCTCGAGGTCTGGGGGCGCCTGCTGTCGGACCTCCTCGCACTGCTGCCCGGTGTGTGGGTACTCGGACTCACGGCCACCCCACCGGCGACGATGTCGAGCCGACAACGGGAACTCGTTACCGACCTCTTCTCGGCCATCCGCTACTCCGCCTCCATCCCCGCGCTCGTCAAAGAAGGCGACCTCGTGCCCTTCGCCGACCTCGTCTGGGTAACCGAGCCGACCCGAGAAGAACGGGACTGGCTGTCGGCACAGGCCGAACGCCACACCGAATTCATCACCGGCATCCTCGACCCGGGACAGGGCACGATCGGACTGCTCGAATGGGTGGACCGACGATTCCTCGGCGATCGTGCCGAATCCGTGAGCTGGCAGTCCATGAGTCGGCAGCGTCCCGAACTCTGCGATGCGGCACTGCGCCTCCACCACGCGGATCTGCTGCGCCTTCCGCCCGGAGCGAGGCTCGGCGAACAGCACCGTCGCGACCCCGATCCGGACGACTGGGCACGACTCATCGAAGACTGGATGCGCCACCGCCTGCTCGTCTCAGATGATGCGTCCGACCAGGACCTCGCCGAGGAGATCCGCCGACGACTGCCTGCGATCGGCTACCGCTGGACCCGCCACGGAATCGTTGCTGGCCGGTCACCGATCGACCGGGTCCTCTCCCACTCGGCGGCGAAGCCGCGCGCCTGCGTCGACATCGTGGCCGCCGAAGCCGCCAACCTCGGGGATCACCTGCGGATGCTCGTCCTCTGCGACTTCGAATCCGCCACCGCAACTCTGGCCGCCGATATCCGAGATGTCCTCGACGAACGATCCGGATCCGCACTTCTGACCCTGGAGACCTTGGCCCACGACGCGCAGACAGCACATCTGAAACCGATGCTCGTCTCCGGCCGCACCGTCGCGGGGCCACCGGACGTCCTGCATAAGCTGATCGAATTCATCTCCGCCGACAATGCTGGACTCGCCGGCCGGCTGAGTGTTACTGATCCCGTCGCCGGAGTCAGTCGCATCGACGGGCGTTGGACGAGCCGAGACTGGGTGCCGTATGTGACCTCGTTCTATGCCTCCGGGTTGACGCAGGTGCTCATCGGCACCCGAGCGCTTCTTGGCGAAGGGTGGGACGCACCGGCCGTGACCGGACTCATCGACCTCACCAGCGCGACCACCCCGACCGCCGTGACGCAGACCCGTGGACGGGCACTGCGCGAAGACCCGACGTGGGCAGACAAAGTCGCATTGAACTGGACCGTCGTGTGCATCAGCCCAGATCACCCGCGCGGAGGCCAGGACTGGAACCGTCTCGTGCGCAAACACGACGGCTTCTTCGGCACTGACTCAAGTGGAGAGATCGTCGACGGAGTCGCCCATATCGACCCAGTGTTCTCGCCGTTCCACCCGCCCGAGGACGACATCGACGCCATCAATGCGCGGATGACCCGACGGTCCCAATCTCGTGCCGAGATAGCCGAACGGTGGCAGGTCGGCACGGACTACCGCGACGAGGAGCTGCGATCGGTGCGCATCGTCGCAGCCGATGTCGACGGCGCAGTGTCCGATCCGGGCCGAGTTGAGATCGACGACTCGTCTGACCGGGAAGCGGGCGCCCGTACGGATGCCGTCCCTGACATTGCCGGTGCCGAAGCCGACTTCGAGGGCATCATCCCGATGCCGCGGCACCGTGACGGTGATCCAGGTAAGATCCTTCCCTTCACTCTCCGCACCCCGCTTGTCATCGTCTGGGCGGCGGTGGGTCTCCTCATTGCCGCAGCAGCAGTGCTCAGCAACGGAGTCGCGGCGTGGGTCTTCGGCCTCATCGCGGCCGGGCTGTTGGTGAGCCTGCCTGCTGTCCTCACCGTTGCCGGCGGTCGCCGGCGGCGCGTCTATGGGGCTGCCCCAACCGTTGCGCAGATCGCCGGTGCCCTCGCCGAGGCACTGCAGACTCTCGGTCTGAGCAGCGCGGGTGCCGACGCGGTGCAGATGACGATCGACGTACGCGGTGACCTGCGGTGCCACCTCGACGCGGACCCCGCCTCGGCGGAGGTCTTCGCGCTCGCCCTCGACGAAGCCGTGTCACCGATCGGCGATCCCAGGTACCTGCTGCCGAGCTGGCGACTGCCGAGTCGTGCCGATGGGCGGTACGGATGGTTGACCCAGATGCGATGGGGATTCGGCGCCACTCAGAAAGCCGACCCGATCTGGGTCGGTGTGCCCACGGTGCTGGGGACGAAGAAGGAACGTGCGGTGACCTTCGCTGATGCCTGGGACACCTGGATCGGAGGAGGCGACCCGACCTACACCCGCAATCCCGACGGGGCCGGCATTCTCGTGGCCGTGCGCGGAAGCGATCCGTGGGGGAAGACCTCGGTGCTGCGCATGCGCTGGCGTTGA
- a CDS encoding MmcQ/YjbR family DNA-binding protein yields the protein MDPDTVLRLAHDQAMQYPSVELDYPFGPDNAVYKVRGKMFMMAYELRGIPSLNLKIDPLDGEVLRDVYAEISPGYHMNKKHWITVAGEGDGGGDGNGSDAAGNRLDADLLHDLVLESYCLVVAKMPKKDRPVDPDTFGGRGDD from the coding sequence ATGGACCCCGATACCGTGCTTCGCCTGGCTCACGATCAAGCCATGCAGTACCCCTCGGTCGAACTCGACTACCCGTTCGGCCCGGACAATGCCGTGTACAAGGTGCGCGGGAAGATGTTCATGATGGCCTATGAACTGCGCGGGATCCCCAGCCTCAACCTCAAGATCGATCCCCTCGACGGAGAGGTGCTGCGAGACGTTTATGCGGAGATCTCACCCGGCTACCACATGAACAAGAAGCACTGGATCACTGTCGCAGGGGAGGGTGACGGCGGCGGGGACGGCAATGGGTCGGATGCGGCTGGCAACCGGCTCGATGCCGACCTTCTCCATGATCTCGTCCTCGAATCCTACTGTCTTGTCGTGGCCAAGATGCCCAAGAAAGACCGACCAGTCGACCCGGACACCTTCGGCGGTCGCGGTGACGACTGA
- a CDS encoding DUF402 domain-containing protein — protein sequence MSLRDPFTIPTPSQVRPVGQAPFWTPGQRVTWTFRRFDFDRDLAEVARPMRVIADGPEGSVLWLAGGTPTQETRIVGWEDTNAHDVPLKARFRPPAEAPTRINVEGTWRGRGVLKIVPPEVPFSVWVLLKDGGDGVDRPGSGGMRVEWYINLETTHRRNAEALFTSDHILDITFPLVSSPLHAEDGRLDPTGAVFKDVDELAAAANYGAWPKEWSEIIRDNGSHLLDHLGDFGWAFDPEWETVARELAGNARLGAASVSEKSFDQEHRAIPNGCYDRHHR from the coding sequence ATGAGCCTGCGCGATCCGTTCACGATCCCCACTCCTTCCCAGGTCAGACCCGTGGGGCAGGCGCCATTCTGGACTCCGGGGCAGAGAGTGACCTGGACGTTCCGGCGTTTCGACTTCGACCGCGACCTCGCCGAGGTGGCCCGCCCGATGCGTGTCATCGCCGATGGGCCAGAGGGGTCCGTCCTGTGGTTGGCCGGGGGCACGCCGACGCAGGAGACCCGCATCGTCGGATGGGAAGACACGAATGCCCACGATGTGCCGTTGAAGGCACGGTTCCGTCCACCGGCCGAGGCGCCCACCAGGATCAATGTCGAGGGCACGTGGCGGGGTCGCGGAGTGCTCAAGATCGTCCCTCCCGAGGTTCCGTTCTCCGTGTGGGTGCTGCTCAAGGACGGCGGGGACGGTGTCGATCGTCCAGGGTCCGGCGGTATGCGGGTCGAGTGGTACATCAATCTTGAGACCACGCACCGACGCAATGCTGAGGCGCTGTTCACCAGCGATCACATCCTCGACATCACCTTCCCGCTCGTCTCGAGTCCCCTGCACGCTGAAGACGGTCGGCTGGATCCGACCGGTGCCGTCTTCAAAGACGTCGACGAACTCGCCGCGGCGGCGAACTACGGGGCGTGGCCGAAGGAATGGTCGGAGATCATTCGGGACAACGGCAGCCATCTGCTCGACCACCTCGGCGATTTCGGTTGGGCCTTCGACCCTGAATGGGAGACGGTGGCCCGCGAGTTGGCGGGGAACGCTCGATTGGGTGCCGCCTCGGTATCAGAAAAATCGTTCGATCAGGAACATCGGGCGATCCCGAATGGTTGTTATGACCGACACCATCGGTGA